Proteins encoded within one genomic window of Ammonifex degensii KC4:
- a CDS encoding ABC transporter ATP-binding protein, giving the protein MEEVIRVEDLTKVYGRGEAAVHALRGVTLTIARGEFVAIMGPSGSGKSTFLSILGCLERPTSGKYYFAGRDTTSLDEEGLAELRNRQIGFVFQAFNLLPRFDLVRNVELPLIYAGLPRRERRQKAVAVLERVGLGHRLYNKPPNISGGEQQRVAIARALVTDPAVILADEPTGNLDRRTGFEIMRLFKELHEEGRTIVMVTHDPEIARYAQRILHFLDGKVEREERVE; this is encoded by the coding sequence ATGGAAGAAGTCATCCGTGTAGAGGACCTCACCAAGGTCTACGGCAGGGGGGAGGCGGCGGTTCATGCTCTCAGAGGGGTGACCCTCACCATCGCGCGAGGGGAGTTCGTGGCCATCATGGGGCCTTCCGGTTCGGGTAAGTCTACCTTTCTTAGCATTCTTGGCTGTCTGGAGCGGCCCACTTCCGGCAAGTACTATTTCGCCGGGCGTGATACCACGTCTTTAGACGAAGAGGGCTTGGCCGAGCTACGCAACCGCCAGATAGGCTTTGTCTTCCAGGCTTTTAACCTCCTGCCGCGCTTCGACCTGGTGCGCAACGTGGAGCTCCCCCTCATCTACGCTGGACTTCCCCGCCGGGAGCGCCGGCAGAAGGCGGTAGCCGTTTTGGAGCGGGTGGGGCTGGGGCACAGGCTATACAACAAGCCGCCCAACATATCGGGCGGGGAACAGCAGCGGGTGGCCATAGCCCGGGCGCTGGTCACCGATCCGGCGGTCATCCTGGCTGACGAGCCTACGGGGAACCTGGACCGCCGCACCGGGTTCGAGATCATGCGCCTCTTTAAAGAGTTGCATGAAGAGGGGCGCACCATCGTCATGGTCACCCACGATCCGGAGATAGCCCGCTACGCCCAGCGCATCCTCCACTTCCTGGACGGCAAGGTGGAGCGGGAGGAGAGAGTGGAATGA
- a CDS encoding efflux RND transporter periplasmic adaptor subunit, whose product MSRAAKVGIALAVLLGAGVVVAAVWRGLHPPGTPVKVALAEERTFEDKVLATGKVEPEEEIDVTSPIAAKLLRLAVREGDRVKAGQLLAELDTGDLEDKVKSAQAALAVAEAELLALRQARPEDIAQAEAAVREAEESLEEARAVADTAQKKLERYRFLRNQGAVSVAELEAVEAEAARAQAQVRAAEARLESARARLQALKNPDPQKIAVQEARVNQARVALEEARCQLAKGKITAPADGVVLQIGPREGDFLQPGAFILKLGDVNRVRVVAELSEQDLAGIKAGQRGVVTWSAYPGKEWSAVVERLSPMVTRKSEQGAETIFKVYLRPEKEGLLPGARVDVSIYRALPRKSVLVPLEAVFGSDREKFVMVVENGVVRRQKVTVGGSNELYTEIKEGLKPGTMVVLNPRQVKEGERVRPEGLPGQTRG is encoded by the coding sequence TTGTCGCGGGCGGCGAAAGTGGGGATAGCTTTAGCCGTGCTGCTGGGGGCGGGCGTGGTGGTGGCAGCCGTGTGGCGCGGCCTGCACCCTCCGGGAACACCGGTGAAGGTGGCTTTGGCTGAAGAGAGGACTTTCGAAGATAAGGTGCTGGCCACCGGAAAGGTGGAGCCGGAAGAAGAGATCGATGTGACTTCTCCCATCGCAGCCAAGCTTTTGAGGCTGGCGGTGCGGGAGGGGGACCGGGTGAAGGCGGGCCAGCTCCTGGCCGAGCTCGACACCGGTGACCTGGAAGACAAGGTGAAGAGTGCCCAGGCGGCACTCGCGGTGGCGGAGGCGGAACTTTTGGCGCTCAGGCAAGCGCGGCCGGAGGATATCGCTCAGGCCGAAGCGGCGGTTAGAGAAGCGGAGGAGTCCTTGGAGGAGGCGCGGGCGGTGGCGGATACCGCCCAAAAGAAGCTGGAGCGCTACCGCTTCCTCCGGAACCAGGGGGCGGTGTCGGTGGCTGAACTGGAGGCGGTGGAGGCCGAGGCGGCCAGGGCTCAGGCCCAGGTGCGCGCAGCCGAGGCCCGGCTGGAGTCGGCCCGAGCCCGGCTGCAGGCCCTGAAGAACCCCGACCCCCAGAAGATAGCGGTGCAGGAGGCGCGGGTGAACCAGGCCCGGGTGGCGTTAGAGGAGGCTCGCTGCCAGCTGGCCAAGGGGAAGATTACGGCTCCGGCGGACGGAGTGGTGTTGCAGATCGGTCCCCGCGAGGGAGACTTCCTGCAGCCCGGGGCCTTCATCTTGAAGCTAGGGGATGTGAACCGGGTGCGGGTAGTGGCGGAGCTCAGCGAGCAGGACCTCGCCGGCATAAAAGCGGGGCAGAGAGGGGTGGTGACCTGGTCGGCCTATCCGGGTAAGGAGTGGTCGGCTGTGGTGGAGCGCTTGAGCCCGATGGTTACCAGGAAGAGCGAGCAGGGTGCGGAGACCATCTTTAAGGTTTACCTCCGGCCGGAGAAAGAGGGCCTTTTGCCGGGGGCCAGGGTGGACGTTTCGATCTACCGCGCCCTACCCCGGAAGTCGGTGCTGGTCCCCTTAGAGGCCGTGTTCGGCAGCGATAGGGAAAAGTTCGTCATGGTGGTGGAGAACGGGGTGGTGCGGCGGCAAAAGGTGACGGTAGGCGGGAGCAACGAGCTTTACACCGAAATAAAGGAAGGGCTTAAACCGGGAACCATGGTGGTGCTCAACCCCCGGCAGGTCAAAGAGGGGGAGCGGGTGCGACCCGAGGGACTTCCCGGTCAGACCAGAGGCTGA
- a CDS encoding YIP1 family protein: protein MNRDQQILDRDDQKKGGCRFLRVFYAPRQVFEEIAEKPAFLALALTLTVINLVLVIVTLPKLQALAMHIFEQNPPPLPPEELSRVRSSLPTQVAISSIIASVLVPWIIWLLIALALKIYAAFATKETPFRILFAVAVYGYLPVFLGSVISFFLILSLPVQSLQHVTLSLAAFLPPQKSILYHFLAQCSPFTWWALALWGLGGATAMKVKSSGPILYMFGLWLLVALLLSALSTLSPGAA from the coding sequence TTGAATAGAGATCAGCAGATCCTGGATAGGGACGATCAGAAAAAGGGTGGCTGCCGTTTTCTGCGCGTCTTTTACGCTCCGCGCCAGGTCTTCGAGGAGATTGCCGAAAAACCGGCTTTCCTGGCGCTGGCTCTTACTCTGACGGTCATAAATCTCGTTCTGGTCATCGTTACCCTGCCCAAGCTGCAGGCTTTAGCCATGCACATTTTCGAGCAAAATCCGCCCCCTTTACCTCCGGAAGAGCTTAGCCGTGTTCGTTCCTCTCTTCCCACGCAGGTAGCGATATCTAGCATTATAGCTTCTGTTCTCGTACCCTGGATTATCTGGCTCCTCATAGCTCTGGCCCTCAAGATTTATGCCGCCTTTGCCACCAAGGAGACTCCCTTCCGCATCCTTTTTGCGGTAGCGGTCTACGGCTATCTCCCCGTTTTCCTGGGCTCGGTCATATCTTTCTTTCTAATTCTCAGCCTGCCCGTCCAGAGCCTGCAACACGTCACTTTAAGCCTGGCAGCCTTCCTGCCGCCGCAGAAGAGCATCCTTTACCATTTCTTGGCCCAGTGTAGCCCCTTCACCTGGTGGGCGCTGGCCCTCTGGGGACTGGGGGGCGCGACGGCCATGAAAGTGAAATCCTCCGGTCCCATCCTCTATATGTTTGGGCTCTGGCTCCTGGTGGCCCTTCTGCTGAGCGCGCTCAGCACGCTGTCTCCCGGCGCGGCCTGA
- a CDS encoding SdpI family protein: protein MLVTPLIDPRRRNYARFAGAYRLLRWSFVLFMAGVYSVWMAAALGYPVDIGLAVKMGISLLFLAIGNVMGQVRHNYFVGIKTPWTLASEEVWQRTHRLAAKVWVLGSLACLPLAFCQGLWAEVTFFSIIVLMVLVPAVFSFLCYRSLEAGK from the coding sequence ATGCTGGTAACCCCTCTCATAGATCCGCGCCGCCGCAATTACGCCCGCTTCGCCGGCGCCTACCGGCTGCTGCGGTGGAGCTTCGTGCTTTTCATGGCCGGCGTCTACAGCGTGTGGATGGCCGCGGCCTTGGGCTACCCCGTGGATATAGGGCTGGCGGTTAAGATGGGCATAAGCTTGCTCTTTCTCGCTATCGGCAACGTGATGGGGCAGGTGCGGCACAACTACTTCGTGGGCATAAAGACCCCCTGGACCCTGGCCAGCGAAGAGGTCTGGCAGCGGACGCACCGCCTGGCGGCAAAGGTCTGGGTGCTGGGAAGCCTTGCTTGCCTTCCGCTGGCTTTCTGCCAGGGACTCTGGGCGGAAGTGACCTTCTTTTCCATCATAGTCCTGATGGTTCTGGTGCCGGCGGTGTTTTCCTTTCTGTGTTACCGCTCGCTGGAGGCGGGAAAGTGA
- a CDS encoding RNA-guided endonuclease InsQ/TnpB family protein has translation MKRCNVVRVLFSKEQAKVLETLGNRCAALWNAANFRCRQAFLKGEPVPSYAALCSEFKEHPAYKALPSDIAQEVLKKLRKAWDSFFACLRLWKKGKLEKRPGLPRYWKDRRTGKRLVRLIPVKSPRSYSLDARALSLTLPADLREKHGGRLVLCTKGVLRFHGQPKTLELRYDPVRKRWYAHQVVEVPEPARPARPEKHAAVDLGARVLVALAIEGLDRQLLFSAREVIKDFLYWTNQIAGEQLKLNRTGKKTSRKLRRFYQLRARRLRHAFVALAAEIVRILKRFCVTTLFIEDLTGIREDMDFGPKNILVHNFWAFRMLRNLIEAACARAGIKVVPMEPRGTSSRCAVCGHPVRRPVRHKAVCEKCGKLWHADANAALNILLQGSSKGHGAEATPQKPLAYRWNRHRWVSRFESAAGTLKAASGSRTAA, from the coding sequence ATGAAGCGCTGTAATGTCGTCCGCGTGCTTTTCTCAAAAGAACAGGCCAAGGTCCTCGAAACTCTGGGGAACCGTTGCGCCGCGCTCTGGAACGCCGCCAACTTCCGCTGCCGCCAGGCGTTCCTGAAGGGGGAACCTGTGCCTTCCTACGCCGCCCTGTGCTCCGAGTTCAAGGAGCACCCGGCATACAAAGCCCTGCCGTCAGACATCGCGCAGGAGGTCTTGAAAAAGCTCAGGAAGGCGTGGGACTCCTTCTTCGCTTGCTTGCGGCTCTGGAAGAAGGGCAAACTGGAGAAGCGGCCCGGTCTCCCAAGGTATTGGAAAGACCGCCGCACGGGGAAACGCCTGGTCAGGCTAATCCCGGTCAAGTCCCCACGGTCCTACTCCCTGGACGCCAGGGCGCTTTCCCTAACCCTGCCCGCAGACCTGCGGGAAAAGCATGGAGGCCGCCTGGTCCTATGCACGAAGGGTGTCTTGCGCTTCCACGGCCAACCTAAGACCCTGGAGCTCAGGTACGACCCCGTGAGGAAGCGCTGGTACGCCCACCAGGTGGTGGAGGTGCCTGAGCCGGCTCGACCTGCCCGGCCTGAAAAGCACGCCGCCGTCGACCTGGGCGCGAGGGTCCTGGTCGCCCTGGCCATAGAGGGACTCGACCGCCAGCTCCTCTTCTCCGCCCGGGAAGTCATCAAGGACTTTCTCTACTGGACCAATCAGATTGCAGGGGAGCAGTTAAAGCTCAACCGGACGGGAAAAAAGACCTCCAGGAAGCTGAGGAGGTTTTATCAGCTTCGCGCCCGCAGGCTCAGGCACGCCTTTGTCGCTTTGGCCGCAGAAATCGTCCGCATTCTCAAACGGTTCTGTGTAACTACGTTGTTTATCGAGGACCTGACGGGCATCCGGGAGGACATGGACTTCGGGCCGAAAAACATCCTGGTGCACAACTTCTGGGCCTTCAGGATGTTAAGGAACCTTATCGAAGCTGCCTGTGCTCGGGCCGGGATAAAAGTTGTTCCCATGGAGCCGCGCGGGACCTCTTCCCGGTGCGCCGTCTGCGGGCATCCCGTCAGGCGGCCTGTGCGGCATAAAGCGGTGTGCGAGAAGTGCGGTAAGCTTTGGCACGCAGATGCCAACGCGGCGTTAAACATACTCCTCCAGGGCTCCTCGAAGGGGCACGGGGCGGAGGCCACGCCCCAGAAGCCGCTTGCCTATCGGTGGAACAGACACCGGTGGGTGAGCCGCTTCGAATCTGCCGCCGGTACGCTTAAAGCGGCGAGCGGCAGCCGGACGGCGGCTTAA
- a CDS encoding autorepressor SdpR family transcription factor yields MSLTRVFRALADETRRQILQLLQEGDLTAGEIAAHFELSWPTISHHLNVLKQAHLVQDYRKGQHIYYSLNTTVFQEVMSWVMALMAERERKKAGEAGRRGKEKQGGEGGCRRKIRARTMLSPGEA; encoded by the coding sequence ATGTCTTTGACCCGGGTGTTCAGGGCGCTGGCCGACGAGACGCGGCGGCAGATCTTGCAGCTTTTGCAGGAGGGGGATTTGACGGCCGGGGAGATAGCGGCGCACTTCGAGCTCTCCTGGCCCACCATTTCCCACCACCTGAACGTTTTGAAGCAGGCCCATCTGGTGCAGGATTACCGCAAGGGCCAGCACATCTATTATTCCTTGAACACCACTGTCTTCCAAGAGGTGATGAGTTGGGTCATGGCTCTGATGGCCGAAAGAGAACGGAAGAAAGCGGGTGAGGCGGGCAGGCGGGGTAAGGAGAAGCAGGGAGGTGAGGGCGGATGCAGGAGAAAGATCAGAGCCAGGACTATGCTCTCTCCTGGGGAAGCCTGA
- a CDS encoding PH domain-containing protein, with the protein MFVFMYMLSVSYYAVSPREIVVVRKASGSFSIPLIAVNSVAVVEKPAISFRVLAYAGMWGYYGRFFSEDDNQTVRIYGTNLRNMVRIETTDGKIYYLSPAEPEKFVEAVRQRLKPQSLKIDS; encoded by the coding sequence ATGTTCGTCTTTATGTATATGTTGAGCGTTAGTTATTATGCGGTCAGTCCGCGTGAGATCGTTGTTGTTAGGAAGGCCTCGGGATCCTTCAGTATTCCCTTGATTGCCGTTAACTCGGTGGCTGTAGTTGAAAAGCCGGCCATTTCGTTCAGGGTTTTAGCTTATGCAGGAATGTGGGGCTACTACGGGCGTTTCTTCAGCGAGGACGATAATCAGACCGTGCGGATTTACGGCACTAACCTCAGGAACATGGTGCGCATCGAGACCACCGACGGGAAAATCTACTATCTTTCTCCGGCGGAGCCGGAGAAATTCGTGGAAGCGGTGAGGCAGCGCCTCAAGCCTCAATCTCTAAAAATCGACTCTTGA
- a CDS encoding ISLre2-like element ISAmde2 family transposase — protein sequence MQIIKQIWEKFQRVAELTLEVLEEGIDLLSFEEKLWQELKSLGKEILREVLEAKDAYLREHREKRPGWQVERRNDPKEVLTLFGLVSYKRTYYRHKETGERAYLIDRLVGYGPHTRVDPLVKAQVLEEAVELSYRKSGERAGKGNPEVVLSGEAVKKVVHNFTPAELPEPPKEKRRVKVLYVEADEDHVAGQDKKSHLPRLVYIHEGKEEVGKGRYKLKRPYYLGGLYPDTDELWLDVLTYIEEHYELHDIERIYLCGDGDRWIKRGLEFLPKSVFVLDLFHLDKYLVAALGKDKEAYGEIWAALRRGDRVGVEKVLKGAARQAETPGRRKAVRDCRRYINQNWEGIMAYKLYPEAQLGVSAEAHVSHLFSARLSSRPMAWSACGVDRMARLRVAKANGVSLREQYVARWREGLKALEIDKAAIEEERQRLRKVSGEVFDNLPALRGPVTSLTRALKALSRNIDLPW from the coding sequence ATGCAGATTATAAAGCAGATTTGGGAGAAGTTCCAGAGGGTAGCGGAGCTAACGTTAGAGGTTCTGGAGGAAGGGATCGACCTTTTAAGCTTCGAGGAGAAGCTCTGGCAGGAGCTTAAAAGCTTAGGAAAAGAGATCCTGAGGGAAGTTCTGGAGGCAAAAGACGCTTATTTACGGGAGCACCGGGAAAAGCGGCCTGGCTGGCAAGTAGAGCGGAGGAATGATCCCAAGGAAGTGCTCACCCTTTTCGGTCTGGTCAGCTACAAGCGGACCTATTACCGGCACAAAGAGACTGGGGAGCGGGCATACTTAATAGACCGTTTGGTGGGTTACGGGCCGCATACGCGGGTTGACCCTCTGGTCAAGGCACAAGTTTTAGAAGAAGCAGTAGAGCTTTCTTACCGGAAAAGTGGGGAAAGGGCAGGAAAAGGCAACCCGGAGGTTGTGCTGAGTGGTGAGGCTGTGAAAAAGGTAGTTCACAACTTCACCCCTGCAGAACTGCCCGAACCACCCAAAGAGAAGCGCCGGGTGAAGGTCCTTTACGTAGAAGCGGACGAAGACCACGTAGCTGGCCAGGACAAGAAGAGCCACCTACCTCGTCTTGTTTACATACACGAAGGGAAAGAAGAGGTGGGGAAAGGGCGGTATAAGCTTAAGCGGCCTTACTACCTGGGAGGGCTTTATCCGGACACGGATGAACTGTGGCTGGATGTTCTAACTTACATTGAGGAGCATTATGAGCTACATGATATTGAGCGGATCTATCTTTGTGGAGACGGGGACAGGTGGATAAAGAGGGGTCTGGAGTTTTTACCGAAGAGCGTATTTGTTCTGGACCTTTTCCACCTGGATAAATACCTTGTGGCCGCTTTAGGAAAGGACAAAGAGGCATATGGAGAGATTTGGGCAGCCTTGAGGCGTGGTGATCGGGTGGGGGTAGAGAAGGTACTGAAGGGAGCGGCGAGGCAGGCGGAGACACCTGGCCGGAGGAAGGCGGTGCGTGATTGTCGGCGCTACATAAATCAGAACTGGGAGGGGATAATGGCTTACAAGCTTTACCCGGAGGCGCAGTTAGGGGTGAGCGCGGAGGCGCACGTAAGTCATCTCTTCTCGGCACGGTTATCATCCCGACCGATGGCTTGGAGTGCTTGTGGGGTAGACCGGATGGCCCGGTTGCGGGTGGCGAAGGCGAATGGTGTTTCCTTGCGGGAGCAATATGTAGCCCGATGGAGGGAGGGCTTAAAGGCTTTAGAGATCGATAAGGCAGCCATTGAGGAAGAGAGGCAGAGGCTAAGGAAAGTATCGGGTGAGGTGTTCGATAATCTTCCCGCATTACGGGGTCCGGTAACGTCATTAACCAGAGCCCTCAAAGCTTTGAGCCGGAACATCGATCTTCCCTGGTAG
- a CDS encoding tyrosine-type recombinase/integrase — MRKLFRLSERLQSTWQEVLEEFCLHQQAQGKAERTLYDYRAWIGRFFRRHPDAWGDYERLRRAVLEHFAHLSHKAPATFNMARKYLKLFFAWCVREGYLPANPVDGIKKRREDGTPRPVSLEAVQKLLTACDRKSFTGLRDYALILFQLDTGVRPGEALKLLPEHFNLRSLEVYIPAQVSKTRAARTVVISPQTARAVQRLLAVRPAAWGSKAPVFCSETGQPMQVSSWTHRLALISRRAGVKVTPYQLRHTAATELLRGGASAFAVARQLGHLHLSTTRRYIQLVEEDLRREHDRASPVARLVPERVRAPRRLD, encoded by the coding sequence GTGAGAAAGCTCTTTCGCCTCTCGGAAAGGCTCCAGTCCACCTGGCAGGAAGTGCTTGAGGAGTTCTGCCTCCACCAGCAGGCCCAGGGCAAGGCGGAGAGGACGCTTTACGACTACCGGGCGTGGATCGGGCGCTTCTTCCGTCGGCATCCCGACGCCTGGGGAGACTACGAGCGCCTGCGCAGGGCCGTGCTGGAGCACTTCGCGCACCTCTCCCACAAGGCCCCGGCCACCTTCAACATGGCCCGCAAGTACCTGAAGCTCTTCTTCGCCTGGTGCGTGCGGGAAGGGTACCTCCCTGCCAACCCTGTGGACGGCATCAAGAAGCGCAGGGAGGATGGAACGCCGCGCCCGGTGAGCCTCGAAGCTGTGCAGAAGCTCCTCACCGCCTGCGACAGGAAGAGCTTCACAGGGCTGAGAGACTACGCGCTGATCCTCTTCCAGCTGGACACGGGAGTAAGGCCAGGAGAGGCCCTGAAGCTCCTTCCCGAGCACTTCAACCTGCGCAGTCTGGAGGTCTACATCCCCGCGCAGGTCAGCAAGACGAGGGCGGCCCGCACTGTGGTCATCAGCCCCCAGACGGCCAGGGCGGTGCAGAGGCTCCTCGCGGTGAGGCCTGCCGCCTGGGGGAGCAAGGCCCCGGTCTTCTGCTCGGAGACGGGCCAGCCGATGCAGGTGAGCAGCTGGACTCACCGCCTGGCCTTAATCAGCCGCAGGGCGGGCGTGAAGGTGACGCCCTACCAGCTCAGGCACACGGCGGCCACGGAACTTCTGCGTGGTGGCGCTTCCGCCTTCGCAGTGGCGAGGCAGCTGGGCCACCTGCACTTGAGCACCACGAGGCGGTACATCCAGCTCGTGGAGGAGGACTTGCGCAGGGAGCACGACAGGGCCAGCCCCGTGGCCCGCCTGGTGCCTGAGAGGGTGCGGGCACCGAGGAGGCTCGACTAG
- a CDS encoding helix-turn-helix domain-containing protein, with translation MPIHCKLSTLLGERRMKMSELARKTGLAKNTILALYHDRVRKVDYRVLEKICEALGCQVGDLLVYEPEDGR, from the coding sequence ATGCCGATCCACTGCAAGCTTTCCACCTTGCTGGGCGAGCGCCGCATGAAGATGAGCGAGCTTGCCCGCAAGACCGGCCTGGCCAAGAACACGATCCTCGCACTTTACCACGACCGCGTTCGCAAGGTGGACTACCGCGTACTGGAGAAGATTTGCGAGGCGCTTGGGTGCCAGGTGGGAGATCTGCTGGTCTACGAGCCTGAGGACGGGCGGTAG
- a CDS encoding DUF3987 domain-containing protein, which yields MVEMEHIRRLAELEAEERRLLLEETSSPPEDALPPFPEDALTGICGDIARLFAEHLEAPIQFWYFAALTALGAAISGHVTLAGALREPPRLYTVLVGESADPRKSTAIELVSDFFKEALGDLAPYVQRGIGSAEGLAVAVERLGAPRRVLLELDELKLFVDKAMVQGSVLLTVVNSLFSRVNYDAPTKHRNIRFEDTHLSLLAACTRETYESMWTPAFLDIGFVNRLWVVPGKPTKDVPLPRELPEGQVQELKRRLREIVEKAAQATFRIRTWGTKEEVALPYEWKLGMTPEAERVWSEWYTTTRPRDLHAKRLETYGLRLAVLLEVSRGNFEAIEADTIEKVVKLLRWQHECRQLLFPVDAATKTAIVEEKIRKTLRRARRMAFRDLYRAINAQRYGGYVFELAVRSLVELGEVEVRGGRKRRLVVWVGE from the coding sequence ATGGTGGAGATGGAGCACATCAGGCGCTTAGCGGAACTCGAAGCGGAGGAGCGGCGTCTCCTGCTCGAAGAAACTAGTTCGCCGCCAGAAGATGCTCTTCCTCCTTTCCCGGAGGATGCACTGACGGGCATCTGCGGGGACATTGCCAGGCTATTCGCCGAACATCTGGAAGCTCCAATCCAGTTCTGGTATTTTGCCGCTTTGACGGCCCTCGGAGCGGCCATCAGCGGGCACGTGACACTGGCAGGAGCCTTGCGGGAGCCTCCGCGCCTCTACACTGTCCTCGTTGGCGAGAGCGCAGACCCCCGGAAGTCCACGGCCATCGAGCTGGTGAGCGACTTCTTCAAGGAGGCCCTGGGCGACCTAGCACCTTATGTCCAGCGGGGCATTGGGAGCGCGGAAGGCCTCGCGGTGGCGGTGGAAAGGCTTGGAGCCCCACGCCGCGTTTTGCTGGAGCTGGACGAGCTGAAGCTGTTCGTGGACAAGGCCATGGTTCAAGGCTCGGTTTTGCTGACCGTCGTGAACAGTTTGTTCAGCCGCGTGAACTACGACGCGCCCACGAAGCACCGAAACATCCGCTTCGAGGACACGCACCTCTCCCTGCTGGCCGCCTGCACGAGGGAGACTTACGAATCGATGTGGACGCCTGCGTTCCTGGACATCGGCTTCGTCAACAGGCTGTGGGTGGTGCCCGGTAAGCCGACGAAGGACGTGCCCCTGCCCAGGGAGCTGCCGGAAGGCCAGGTGCAGGAGCTGAAGCGGAGGCTCAGGGAGATCGTGGAAAAGGCCGCGCAGGCGACGTTCCGCATCCGCACGTGGGGCACCAAAGAAGAGGTAGCGCTCCCTTACGAGTGGAAACTGGGCATGACGCCCGAAGCTGAAAGAGTCTGGAGTGAGTGGTACACAACAACACGGCCCCGCGACCTTCACGCCAAGCGCCTGGAAACCTACGGCCTGAGGCTGGCCGTGCTACTGGAGGTGTCGCGGGGCAACTTTGAAGCCATCGAAGCCGACACGATCGAAAAGGTGGTCAAGCTCCTGCGCTGGCAACACGAGTGCCGCCAGCTGCTCTTCCCCGTGGACGCGGCCACCAAGACGGCCATCGTGGAGGAGAAGATCCGCAAAACTCTGCGCCGGGCCAGGCGGATGGCCTTCCGCGATTTGTACCGTGCCATCAACGCCCAGCGGTACGGGGGCTACGTCTTCGAACTCGCGGTCAGGAGCCTGGTGGAGCTGGGCGAAGTCGAGGTGCGGGGCGGCAGGAAGCGGAGGCTCGTCGTATGGGTGGGCGAGTGA
- a CDS encoding bifunctional DNA primase/polymerase, with protein sequence MSELAEAAVYYAERFGWAVLPLHSIAGGRCTCGRVDCPSPGKHPLTRHGVKEASKDSEAIAAWWRRWPWANIGIATGKASGFFVLDVDGPEGEDSLYELVRRHGELPETVEQITGSGGRHLLFRMPEGRAIGNKVRLAPGLDVRGEGGYIVAAPSIHAGGRRYEWEFSSRPGEVQIAEAPGWLLELLAGPAEGLGRPVEVWRQLVSEGVEEGQRNNSIAALAGHLLRKRVDPYVALDLLLAWNQVKCRPPLPDEEVVRTVDSIAKKELERRLGKWWRWSTSGA encoded by the coding sequence ATGAGCGAGCTGGCCGAAGCCGCAGTTTACTATGCCGAAAGGTTCGGCTGGGCGGTGCTCCCATTGCATTCAATCGCAGGTGGCCGCTGCACCTGCGGGCGGGTGGACTGCCCCAGCCCCGGCAAGCACCCCCTTACGCGGCACGGCGTGAAAGAAGCCAGCAAAGACTCAGAGGCCATCGCGGCCTGGTGGCGCAGGTGGCCCTGGGCCAACATTGGGATCGCTACCGGCAAAGCCAGTGGCTTCTTCGTGCTGGACGTCGATGGCCCTGAAGGCGAGGATTCCCTCTACGAACTGGTGAGGCGGCACGGCGAGCTGCCGGAGACCGTGGAGCAAATCACCGGCTCGGGTGGCCGCCACCTGCTCTTCCGGATGCCTGAGGGCCGGGCCATCGGGAACAAAGTGAGGCTGGCTCCCGGTCTGGACGTTCGCGGGGAGGGCGGCTACATCGTGGCGGCACCCTCAATCCACGCTGGTGGGAGGCGGTACGAATGGGAATTTTCTTCCAGGCCGGGCGAGGTTCAGATCGCCGAAGCACCGGGTTGGCTCTTAGAGCTTCTGGCCGGGCCAGCGGAGGGTTTAGGCCGCCCGGTGGAGGTGTGGCGACAGCTGGTCTCCGAGGGCGTGGAGGAAGGCCAGCGCAACAACTCGATCGCCGCTTTGGCCGGGCACCTGCTACGGAAGAGGGTCGATCCCTACGTGGCGCTAGACCTGCTTCTGGCTTGGAACCAGGTCAAGTGCAGGCCACCCCTTCCGGACGAAGAAGTGGTGCGCACGGTGGACAGCATCGCAAAGAAAGAGCTGGAAAGGAGGCTAGGGAAATGGTGGAGATGGAGCACATCAGGCGCTTAG
- a CDS encoding helix-turn-helix domain-containing protein, whose amino-acid sequence MLRFVAERKKRGWSQFELARRTGIHPSNLSKLERGVWPVYQGWRIKIAEALGWPLDRLDELFGEVQE is encoded by the coding sequence GTGCTTCGCTTCGTAGCCGAGAGGAAAAAGCGCGGATGGTCTCAATTTGAACTCGCGCGGCGGACGGGAATCCACCCTTCCAACCTCTCGAAGCTTGAGCGCGGTGTTTGGCCTGTTTACCAAGGCTGGCGGATAAAGATCGCCGAAGCCCTGGGCTGGCCGCTTGACCGGCTGGACGAACTCTTCGGGGAGGTGCAGGAATGA